In Thermus islandicus DSM 21543, one genomic interval encodes:
- a CDS encoding metal-sulfur cluster assembly factor, with amino-acid sequence MDEVRQEAASLPTKEQVLEALKVVYDPEIPVNVVDLGLVYDVEVHENGVVDVTMTLTAIGCPAQDMVKADAEMAVMRLPGVQGVNVEFVWTPPWTPEKMTEEGKRMLRMFGFNV; translated from the coding sequence ATGGACGAGGTTCGTCAGGAGGCCGCCTCCCTGCCCACCAAGGAGCAGGTCCTCGAGGCCCTCAAGGTGGTCTATGACCCCGAGATCCCCGTGAACGTGGTGGACCTGGGCCTGGTCTACGACGTGGAGGTGCACGAAAACGGCGTGGTGGACGTCACCATGACCCTCACCGCCATCGGCTGCCCGGCCCAGGACATGGTGAAGGCCGATGCGGAGATGGCCGTCATGCGCCTCCCCGGGGTGCAGGGGGTGAACGTGGAGTTCGTCTGGACCCCGCCCTGGACCCCCGAAAAGATGACGGAGGAGGGCAAGCGAATGCTGCGCATGTTCGGCTTCAACGTCTGA